In Candidatus Binataceae bacterium, one DNA window encodes the following:
- a CDS encoding TIGR03618 family F420-dependent PPOX class oxidoreductase, with protein MSMKKSAIEKLLREPNVAVVAVTAPNGAPHAVPTWYEYRAGEVVFHTGPEAFKFKCLSNDPRVTLVVDTRKPPYKCVIVKGTVAMTEDTDDERVRRMAVSYLGKKNGEAYAKSLKGERLVIVRFKPDRVISWDYGEEPP; from the coding sequence ATGTCGATGAAAAAATCTGCGATCGAAAAACTCCTGCGCGAACCCAACGTCGCGGTGGTCGCGGTGACGGCGCCCAACGGTGCCCCGCACGCGGTGCCGACCTGGTACGAGTACCGCGCTGGAGAGGTTGTCTTTCACACCGGCCCCGAGGCGTTCAAATTCAAATGTCTGTCCAACGATCCGCGCGTGACTCTGGTAGTTGACACCAGAAAGCCGCCCTACAAGTGCGTGATCGTGAAGGGTACCGTCGCGATGACCGAGGATACCGACGACGAACGGGTACGACGGATGGCGGTGTCGTATCTGGGCAAGAAGAATGGCGAGGCTTACGCAAAATCGCTGAAAGGCGAACGCCTCGTTATCGTTCGCTTCAAACCCGATCGGGTGATTTCGTGGGATTATGGGGAAGAACCACCCTAG
- a CDS encoding enoyl-CoA hydratase-related protein — MEFTTILYDQRDHVAKITINRPERMNGYSEAMVKELTAAIDLARQDDEVRVLIITGTGRAFCAGGDISGAPDSRSRFHGHPMGHLLEMREGFHQLVLSLNRFDKPVIAAINGAAVAGGLTLALSCDFRIASDQARLGDTALKFGLLCDEGGAYFFPRAMGLDRALKMTLLSEVYDAKTALDLGLVTEVVPHAKLTERAEELARRLAEGPPLAIRTAKRMMYKQQEMTLANALEDAALNVMITNPSEDVREGTRAFKEKRKPNFKGR, encoded by the coding sequence ATGGAATTCACAACCATTCTCTATGACCAACGCGACCACGTCGCGAAGATCACGATCAACCGTCCGGAGCGAATGAACGGGTACAGCGAGGCGATGGTCAAAGAACTCACGGCCGCGATTGATCTTGCGCGGCAAGACGACGAGGTCCGCGTACTGATAATCACCGGCACTGGGCGCGCATTCTGTGCGGGCGGCGATATCAGCGGAGCACCGGATTCGCGCTCGCGCTTCCATGGGCATCCAATGGGCCATCTGCTGGAAATGCGCGAGGGCTTTCATCAGCTGGTGCTGTCGCTGAACCGCTTCGACAAGCCTGTGATCGCGGCGATCAACGGCGCAGCGGTAGCCGGCGGCCTGACTCTCGCTCTATCCTGCGACTTCCGGATCGCGTCCGATCAAGCGCGACTCGGAGACACCGCGCTGAAGTTCGGTCTGCTGTGCGATGAAGGTGGTGCCTATTTCTTCCCCCGCGCGATGGGCCTTGACCGGGCTCTTAAGATGACCCTGCTGTCCGAAGTCTACGATGCGAAGACCGCCCTGGACCTGGGTCTCGTAACCGAAGTGGTGCCGCACGCGAAGTTGACGGAACGCGCCGAGGAATTGGCCCGCCGTCTGGCCGAGGGTCCTCCACTCGCGATCCGCACCGCCAAACGCATGATGTACAAACAGCAGGAAATGACCCTGGCCAACGCACTCGAAGATGCGGCGCTCAACGTGATGATCACTAATCCGTCCGAAGACGTTCGCGAAGGCACCCGAGCTTTCAAGGAGAAGCGCAAACCAAATTTCAAGGGCCGTTAG
- a CDS encoding enoyl-CoA hydratase, whose product MANDHLLTELRDRVLYLTLNRPDKLNAMSGDMMSGLLNGLEHAATDPKVGAVVVTGAGRGFCAGGDISAMRDRNEGGGEGQETSVEERVATLRRGEEASRLLHEMPKVTIAAINGPAAGAGLSLAMAADLRLAADNARVGTAFAKVGFSGDYGGTWSLTRLVGSAKARELYFLADMIDAPEAMRIGLVNRLFPAASFRDEVHSVAKRIANGPTVAYSYMKANLNLAITHEFRELLDREAWGQTMTGRTDDHREAVKAFLEKREPTFKGR is encoded by the coding sequence ATGGCGAACGACCATTTGCTGACTGAACTTCGGGACCGCGTCCTCTACCTCACCCTCAACCGGCCCGACAAATTGAACGCGATGAGTGGAGACATGATGTCCGGGCTGCTGAACGGACTCGAACATGCAGCCACCGACCCAAAGGTCGGCGCCGTCGTGGTTACCGGTGCGGGACGTGGATTCTGCGCTGGCGGTGACATATCAGCGATGCGCGATCGCAACGAAGGCGGAGGCGAAGGACAGGAGACCAGCGTCGAGGAGCGCGTCGCAACTCTTCGCCGCGGCGAAGAAGCATCGCGCCTCCTGCACGAAATGCCCAAGGTGACCATCGCGGCCATCAATGGTCCGGCGGCGGGTGCGGGTTTGTCGCTCGCGATGGCTGCCGACTTGCGGCTGGCGGCGGATAATGCGCGAGTTGGAACTGCTTTTGCAAAAGTTGGGTTTTCGGGCGACTACGGAGGAACCTGGTCATTGACGAGATTGGTCGGCTCAGCCAAAGCGCGCGAACTCTACTTCCTCGCGGACATGATTGATGCGCCCGAAGCAATGCGAATCGGTCTGGTCAATCGGCTTTTTCCCGCCGCCTCTTTTCGCGACGAAGTGCACTCGGTCGCCAAGCGCATCGCGAACGGCCCGACTGTGGCCTACAGCTACATGAAAGCCAATCTTAACCTCGCGATTACCCACGAGTTTCGCGAGCTGCTCGATCGCGAAGCATGGGGCCAGACAATGACCGGTCGTACCGATGACCATCGCGAAGCGGTCAAGGCATTCCTGGAAAAGCGCGAACCCACATTCAAGGGCAGGTGA
- a CDS encoding NAD(P)-dependent oxidoreductase codes for MEIAWIGTGIMGAPMARRLLVAGHHLRVFNRTTDKAIPLRQYGATVSPDPAAAASGTEAVFIMVPDTPDVETVVANIEPVLEPNQLVIDMSTIAPGSERTTAARLAPRNIHYFDAPVSGGESGAIEGSLTIMVGGEALAFERAKPLLAHLGKQVTRMGTAGSGQLTKLCNQVAVAVTLEAAAEALQLAASGGLDPSTVLEAIGAGAASSWQLKNLGPKIIARDWRPGFFIKLIRKDLRLVQEAARDAGLALPGLSMMTSMFNSASALGHDLDGTQAVAAALDRIAMVK; via the coding sequence ATGGAGATAGCCTGGATTGGGACCGGAATAATGGGTGCGCCGATGGCTCGTCGGCTACTGGTCGCGGGTCACCATCTGCGCGTGTTCAATCGCACAACGGACAAGGCGATACCGCTTAGGCAGTACGGAGCGACGGTCAGCCCCGATCCTGCCGCTGCCGCGTCCGGCACCGAGGCCGTTTTCATAATGGTTCCTGACACTCCAGACGTGGAGACGGTGGTGGCAAACATTGAACCCGTGCTCGAGCCGAATCAGTTGGTAATCGACATGAGCACTATCGCGCCCGGCTCGGAACGCACCACTGCCGCCCGACTGGCGCCGCGGAACATTCACTACTTCGATGCACCGGTCTCGGGCGGTGAGAGCGGTGCTATCGAGGGCTCCCTTACGATCATGGTGGGCGGAGAGGCTCTCGCCTTCGAGCGCGCGAAACCGCTCCTGGCTCATTTGGGAAAACAAGTCACGCGCATGGGCACGGCGGGCTCGGGTCAGCTGACGAAGCTTTGCAACCAGGTCGCGGTCGCCGTGACACTCGAAGCCGCGGCCGAGGCGCTGCAGCTGGCAGCGAGCGGAGGACTCGACCCCTCAACCGTGCTTGAGGCGATCGGTGCCGGGGCCGCCTCGTCGTGGCAACTGAAGAACCTCGGGCCAAAAATCATAGCCCGCGATTGGCGCCCCGGTTTCTTCATCAAGCTTATTCGCAAGGACCTGCGCCTGGTGCAAGAAGCGGCGCGCGACGCCGGATTGGCCCTGCCAGGGCTGTCGATGATGACCTCCATGTTCAACAGCGCGTCCGCCTTGGGCCACGACTTGGACGGCACCCAGGCAGTTGCGGCCGCCCTCGACAGGATCGCGATGGTAAAGTAG
- a CDS encoding sodium-translocating pyrophosphatase, which yields MSEANIVLPALSSGQVLILWLVLVSAVVGLGYGLLLVRIVLRADPGPKSMTDVADAIEQGAMAYLRRQVGTMIFFVAIIFVALFLMYRSVYHDLWLSLGIAVAFLMGVSASYGAGFVGMWLAVKGNVRSANAALTSFKDAMELAFKAGGVSGMFTVGLGLVGATIIFLVYQQEAMKVLIGFGFGGSLAALFMRIGGGIYTKAADVGGDLVGKVEKDLPEDDPRNAATIADNVGDNVGDCAGMAADVFESYEVTLVAAIILAAFAVGEPDFKAIYGAASGIFAMKLIIFALILRGVGVFSSILGIMAVRVPTGSAMRDPMRPINNGYMVSAAASVVGFFLVNALYLHDPRTGQIDWRFACCATLGIILAVVTLWLTNYFTHPEKGPTTETAVAARTGPATLILSGLAEGLESSVWALMAIALAIVGAMLLFHESLALQFYGIALTGLGLLTTTGFILAMDTYGPITDNAHGIFEMGGVHQEEASRTLSWMDAIGNTTKALTKGLAIATAVLAAVSLFRSFIDEARLGALGVQINMPTVFVGLMIGGAVPFLFSSFAIKAVSRAAFQVVFEVRRQLREHPGIMEGKEKPDYGRCVDIVTATAQKELLGPGILAIFAPLLVGFGLDAGALGGFLGGTILTGQLLAVFMSNAGANWDNAKKKVEDGFLGGKGTDIHKATVVGDTVGDPFKDTAGPALNPMIKVMNLVAILAAPFCTTSLNTVTATRILVVVASVILLAVAVAFSKRGSIAEEGEGAGSKMAA from the coding sequence ATGAGTGAAGCCAATATTGTACTGCCGGCGCTTTCCAGCGGGCAGGTGCTGATCCTCTGGCTGGTGCTCGTGTCGGCGGTCGTGGGGCTCGGTTACGGCTTGCTGCTGGTTCGCATTGTGCTGCGAGCCGATCCCGGACCCAAGTCGATGACCGATGTCGCTGACGCGATAGAGCAGGGCGCGATGGCGTACCTACGCCGTCAGGTCGGCACCATGATCTTTTTTGTTGCCATAATTTTTGTCGCTCTTTTCCTCATGTATCGCAGCGTCTACCACGATCTCTGGCTCTCGCTTGGTATCGCGGTCGCCTTCCTGATGGGTGTCTCTGCATCGTATGGCGCCGGCTTTGTCGGCATGTGGCTGGCAGTTAAGGGCAACGTGCGCAGCGCGAATGCCGCATTGACCTCGTTCAAGGACGCGATGGAGCTCGCGTTCAAGGCCGGCGGCGTTTCAGGCATGTTCACAGTCGGGTTGGGCCTGGTCGGCGCGACGATAATCTTCCTCGTCTATCAGCAGGAAGCGATGAAGGTGCTGATCGGGTTTGGCTTCGGCGGCTCGCTGGCTGCGCTGTTCATGCGTATCGGAGGCGGAATCTACACCAAGGCTGCCGACGTCGGTGGTGACTTGGTCGGCAAAGTCGAAAAGGATCTGCCTGAAGACGATCCCCGCAACGCGGCAACAATTGCGGACAACGTGGGCGACAACGTTGGTGATTGTGCGGGGATGGCCGCCGATGTGTTTGAGTCGTACGAGGTGACCCTCGTCGCCGCAATCATCCTGGCCGCCTTTGCCGTAGGCGAACCCGATTTCAAGGCAATCTACGGCGCGGCCAGTGGGATCTTCGCGATGAAGCTCATCATCTTCGCTCTGATCCTTCGCGGAGTGGGAGTGTTTTCCTCGATTCTCGGGATCATGGCGGTACGCGTGCCGACGGGTTCCGCGATGCGCGATCCAATGAGACCGATCAACAACGGCTACATGGTTTCTGCGGCCGCCTCGGTCGTCGGATTCTTCCTGGTAAATGCTCTATACTTGCATGACCCTCGGACCGGGCAGATCGATTGGCGCTTTGCCTGCTGCGCTACGCTCGGAATAATTCTCGCCGTGGTCACCCTGTGGCTGACGAATTATTTCACCCATCCGGAAAAAGGGCCCACCACGGAGACCGCCGTGGCGGCCCGCACCGGCCCCGCGACTCTGATCCTTTCAGGCCTGGCGGAGGGCCTCGAATCCTCGGTGTGGGCGTTGATGGCAATCGCGCTGGCAATCGTGGGTGCGATGCTGCTGTTCCACGAATCGCTAGCGCTGCAGTTCTACGGAATCGCGCTGACCGGCTTGGGTCTTTTGACTACCACCGGATTTATTTTGGCGATGGATACCTACGGCCCGATTACCGACAACGCGCACGGGATTTTCGAGATGGGAGGTGTTCATCAGGAGGAAGCCTCGCGCACTCTTTCGTGGATGGATGCGATCGGCAACACCACCAAGGCGCTTACCAAGGGTCTTGCGATTGCCACGGCAGTCCTCGCCGCCGTGTCCCTGTTCCGCTCGTTTATAGATGAGGCGCGCCTGGGCGCCTTGGGCGTGCAAATCAATATGCCGACCGTCTTCGTGGGCCTCATGATAGGGGGAGCGGTGCCCTTCCTGTTCAGCTCGTTTGCGATCAAGGCAGTCAGTCGCGCGGCGTTTCAAGTGGTTTTCGAAGTGCGGCGCCAGCTCCGCGAACATCCGGGAATCATGGAGGGCAAGGAAAAGCCCGACTACGGCCGCTGCGTCGACATCGTAACCGCGACAGCACAAAAAGAACTGCTCGGGCCTGGAATTCTCGCGATATTCGCGCCCCTATTGGTAGGATTCGGTCTCGATGCGGGAGCACTCGGAGGATTTCTGGGCGGCACAATCCTGACCGGGCAATTGCTCGCCGTCTTTATGTCGAATGCAGGTGCCAACTGGGATAACGCCAAAAAAAAGGTGGAGGATGGTTTCCTAGGTGGCAAGGGGACCGATATTCACAAGGCCACCGTGGTTGGTGATACGGTTGGGGATCCCTTCAAGGACACCGCTGGCCCTGCCCTAAACCCCATGATCAAGGTCATGAACCTCGTCGCAATTCTCGCGGCGCCGTTCTGCACGACTTCGCTCAATACCGTGACCGCTACGAGAATTCTGGTGGTAGTCGCGTCTGTAATCCTACTGGCAGTCGCGGTTGCGTTTTCCAAGCGCGGCTCAATCGCCGAGGAAGGAGAGGGCGCCGGATCGAAGATGGCGGCCTGA